From the genome of Vespa crabro chromosome 24, iyVesCrab1.2, whole genome shotgun sequence, one region includes:
- the LOC124432330 gene encoding uncharacterized protein LOC124432330, protein MYSSTVTFFVSALCALLLPYYVVGELQILSCKKEDVAPGPISMGDLNASGNTIKGSTLEFKEEINPSFITVHLQINDEDGNSMMEQNTDFCSMNSADMFKPYFESFREPQFNKGSCPINPGTYNSDDFQVEADDGEGTYTVILEVLEGGSNLFLRVTCEVKLE, encoded by the exons atgtaTTCATCTACCGTTACATTTTTTGTGTCGGCGTTATGCGCTCTCTTACTTCCATATTATGTT GTAGGAGAACTACAAATATTGTCATGTAAGAAAGAAGACGTAGCACCAGGACCCATATCGATGGGAGATCTAAATGCGTCCGGCAATACAATAAAAGGCTCAACACTTGAattcaaagaagaaataaatccgAGTTTTATTACG GTACACTTACAAATAAACGATGAAGATGGCAATTCAATGATGGAACAAAATACCGATTTTTGTAGTATGAATTCCGCGGATATGTTTAAACCTTACTTCGAATCGTTCAGAGAGCCGCAATTTAATAAAGGAAGTTGTCCAATAAATCCC GGTACTTATAACTCGGATGATTTTCAAGTAGAAGCTGATGACGGTGAAGGAACTTATACGGTTATTTTGGAGGTATTAGAGGGAGGATCAAATTTGTTTCTCCGTGTAACTTGTGAGGTTAAACTCGAATAG